ATGAGGATAAAGTAGTAAGAGCCTGAAATGACTATCACAGGAATGAGAAGCATAAGGACACAGCACAGGTACATGAAAATCTCATAGATGGAAGTGTCCGAACAAGAGAGTTTCAATACAGCAGGGACTTCACAGAAAAAATGATGTATCTCCCGAGATCTGCAGAAGGGGAAGGTCATGGTGATGGGAGTAAACAAGAAGCCATCCACTGAGCCCAGGAACCAGCAGCCAGATGATAGAAGGTGTAACACGCGATGGTTCATGAGGACAGGGTAATGAAGAGgatggcagatggccacatagcggtcataggccatagaggctagaagaaaaaattctgaacctGCTAGTGTCAGATAGAGAAACATTTGTATCCCACATTCTATGTCTGAGATCTTGTTCATACCCATGACTTGGTCCATGAGCATCTTGGGCACAGTAACAGAAATATACATCATGTCCATGAGAGATAGCTGGCtaatgaaaaaatacatgggggtgtggaggtgggcATCGGAATGTATCAATAGTATCAAGATGGTGTTTCCAGACACGGCCATTAGGAAAAGCACGAAAATGACCAAACAAAGGAGAGCTGGGTGTTTGGATTCACTGAAGATTCCCACCAGGATGAAATCTGATCTCCCAGTATGGTTAGCTAGCCAGTTGGCGTTCTCCATGTGATTTCACCTGGGCAACCTAGGGAAGTTTTGGGATTAATGAATCAATCACGAACCACCACCCACTGAAATGAAtgtgttgagagagaaagagagaatgagaacccAATTatgttattagaaaaaaattccatggtTTTATGGATTTAGAGAATACAAATTATctgtaattatataaatttacCATTTGGGAGGTTGCATTGTTCATTGTATCgtgagttttcctttttctatagtATCCTTTACCAATAAGCATGTACAATTTTTTAGGTTAGCTGTTGCCCTAAccaaacacaaaaaatgaatcaaaatgtaaaatttatatatatatatatttatatatatatatttatatatatatacacatatatgtatatttatatatatacatatatgtgtgtgtatgtatatatgtatacaaatatatgtatacatatgtatatatgtatttaaatgtgtgtgtgcatatatatacgtatgtatatatatgtgtgcatatatatatgcatacacacacacacacacacacacacacacacacacacacaaatctccccttctagaatttttattgtaGATAATCAAAATATCATTAATCTCTCTGGTCTAAGAATccaactgagattttttttttttttaaatttcatttatttgacagagggagagcacagcagggagagcggcaggcagagggagagggagaagcagactccctgctgagcagggagcccaatacagaactcaatcccaggaccccagatcatgacccaagacaaaagtagatgcccagctgactgagtcacccagatgtcccttcaACTGAGATCTTAAAAACTCTTTAAGGTGCAttctatataagaaaaaaaatcattaaaaattttatataagaaaaaataatttcacattgcACAGAATTATCAAATCATTACTTTGTACAATGGAAACTAGTATAATTATATGTCAGTAATACCCCAAAAAGAACAATCTAATGAaccattgaacattatatcaaaagccAAGGAttcactaattgaatttaaatttaaaaagagaaaaagaaaaaaataataaagaaaaatgaaaagtaacctcaacaaaatttgggggaaaatctatATGAAATTCTTGAACCCCACAGTGAGGCACTGTGATTGTATGGAGTAACCCACAAATCCCCCTCAAACAGATCATGATCCTAACCAATGACCAAACTCTTAGATAGCCGAGGGGCACCATTTTGGAGTTCCAACTCTGAAGCCAGACTGGCTGTGGGTCCAGCTTATCCTCTCCACACTCTTCCTCCATTCATTCTACAtacataaaaaagaggaaaagaataatgtTAAATCTTGCATATGCTTAGGATTAAATGAGGAAAGTGTTTGGACCATTACTGGTTACAGATGACTAATGATTAAATAGCTAATAGGTACAGTAATAATTATGCAGAATCTATGTAAGAGATggctgttatatatatatgtatatatatatacacacacatatacgtatatacatatgtgtatgtgcatgtacatatgtatatgcatatacatgtatgtatatatatgtatatatatatatatatatataatcttattttaaCCCTGATTAAGCATAACTTTATGAGAAATCTATCTAATTTGTATCCAGTACATGTTTTTCCAAGTTGaaattcatcttaaaatttttactatcTACTCTATATTTCAGAGGACAAGGAAGTAGTATTTAGACAGTCATTGCTATTTATCAGAGAAGGCTTTAGTTGTTTCCCCAAATGTTATCTGCTTTAATGCACATAGCAATTAATTGCTCATGGAACTGAGATTCAGAAAGGAAAGTTGAAACAACACTACGATATTTCTGACTCCAATTTACTGTTTACtactttatcttgctgttcaCAGCCAGCCTCTCTATCAGATGCTAAAgatgaatcaaaaacaaattaaatctaaTTACAGTTAATGAGGTCACAGTCAGTCTATTCAGAGACAAAAGTAGAAATGCAATTTAAAGCAGAATTCTGaaataactacaaaataaataaaacaattaacacAGAATACATCTGACCTTTCTTCAGAGAATAATACCTCCTTTGACATTTTCTGTTCTGAAGTTTAAACTTTTGCAACCTTTTAATTTCTGACATGTCAAATCTCAAAATTCAGAAGTCCTTACTAAGAGAAAGCAAATAATGACTCCTCTTTCTGGGAAGAGCTTAGTGGCAGTTATCATGTCTAGATATTTCAGAAGAATTTACTAGTTTCAAATATgtcttatacttttaaaaatatttttatacttttttcatagttctaagactaattaaaacatcaaattatTAATATTCTCAGTTGATAAGGCAGTTGAGAACACTGCAAATGATTTTTGAATTCTTAATGTAGATATTTAACAAATTTTGTCAAATTACATCAACAACAATAGCCTTTCTATCACATCCCACCCTCACTGAAAGATGAAATTTGAGacctgtgaaaaataaaaatgtagcctGATAAATTGCAAAACACATCTGCTGACAAAGTCTGGATTTGTGGTCAAAATAAATTAAGGATCAGCACAGTGAGCAATAAATGTGAAGGCCTTGAAACCgcttgctgagtgaatgaaaggAGACCACAAAGTTACTTGGTGGGTACTGGGAAATCTTTGCTGTGCTTTTGTAAATGTGGGTCCTGCCATTAAGATACGCTGAACAGTCCACCTGGGATACCAGACACAAAAGGGAACACTGTCTGTTGTATGCATGGCGACTGGCCCTTCTGTTCATAGTGActcttttctaatataattcCTTGAGCTTCATATAAACAACTTAATGCGTATTTAACATGTAAATTCATTGACCGTGGTGGTGGATTAATGTTAAACTTTATTTGAAGCTGACAGCATCCTAGGAATTGTTCTAATGCTTTATCCTATTTTATCTTTCCCAAGACTCTACAAGGTACatattcatcttattttctcattttacacattAAGGAATTCAGATTCTTATGGTCTGCTTAAGAGAACACAACTGCATTGAGTTGAGCCCACAGGCTGTAACTATGCCTCAGAATTTTGGGGGACCTGGTCTTTGCTACATAGTAGATAATTTGGGTATTAAGTCACCCACTGTCAGTttcatataaatcatataaatctGATTGAGATATTTATTTCTAACCCTCAAAAATTATCAATAGCTCATCTGCCAAATTTCaatttcaggaaaacaaatacattatccAATTATATAGGAAATGTGCATATTCTTCTGCATGCACATAATTAGAAagcaaaaatacaatttttaatgtgCTATACAAAAAGattcaagagaaaagtaaatttgtttttttttttttcacttacaaataggtaaaaagaaaattaagggcaTATTTTCAACAACTATAATGGAGAATATCAGAAGCAGAAGTCAAGACAGTTAGAAAAtaatcatccttttttttcttgcagttctgtctgcttctctggttGAATCCAGTCTCGTTCAGATGGGCTAATGGAGTGTGACCAGGTTCAGTGTACAGAGAGAAGTAGGAGGGCTTTACTATGCCCATTAAGGGAGTGGATGAATGTTTTCTGTCAATAAATCCCCTCTGAGACTATAAAGAAGAATGCGATTATAAGAGCTGAAGAAGCTAATAGCTATCCTTATTGCACTGTCCTGCTTTTTGctgatgtcttatttttttttaagattttatttatttatttgacagacagatatcacaagtaggcagagagagagaggggaggaagcaggctccccgccgagcagagagcccgatgcagggctcgatcccagtaccctgggatcatgacccgagctgaaagcagaggctttaacccactgagccacccaggcgcccctttgctgatgtcttttaaaaaatcttttattgttCATCTCAATATGTATCAAAATCTTAACCGGATTAACAATATTCACACATTGCATTACTAATGAATTTCTGGCTATGACATATatgagttagttttttttttttctaagatttttaaaatctattatttatttgacagacagagatcacaagtagacagagaggcaggcagagagagaggaagggaagcaggctccctgctgagcagagagcccgatgtggggctccatcccagaaccctgggatcatgactggagctgaaggcagaggctttaacccactgagccacccaggtaccccatgagctagtttttttttatgtagccttttcattttacaaaatacatatttcatgtagatgtgaatatattttttttctcattttaggtttaaggtaaatatttgaaatatatattttttctttttactttttactgatGTACAATCTGAAGTTCATAGTTcaataaatttttcaaagataATATCATTAATTAGTACTATGGTTGAAACTAAAATTGAGatcatcttcatattttttttaatttagatccCAATATATTAGTGTTATtctctatctctgactacagtctttagcttaaaatctaatttatctgatatgagaatcactaccccagctttcttttgaagcccattggcatgaaagatgcttatccatcccttcactttcagtctgaatgtatctttaggttccaaatgtgtctcttgtagacagcacacAGACAGGTCTTTTCATCCAGTCTGCATCCCTGTGCTATTTTATGGGAGAATTTAGGctgttcacgttgagagtgattattgaaagattaGTTTTaattgacatcctgttgcctgtgaagtccttgtttctatagattgcctcTCCACGTTTCTGTTTTATGACACTCTAgggttctttcctcttttatagaaccaccccttaatatttcttgtagtgctggttTGGTAGTCACATACTCCTTTAAATCTTGCCagtcttagaagctctttatctctccctccgTTCTGAATGtcatccttgctggataaagtgttcttggctgcatgttcatctaagttagtgccctgaatatgtcttgccagctctctctggcttcccaggtttctgtggccaggtctgacattattctgatggtcctgcctctgtacataaggaatctcttcccctagCTGCTCTTAAGACATCCTCCCTGAATTTATGACTGGTGAAATTCACAATTATTTGCCCGGAGATCTTTCTACACTCGTTGATCTTGGGggctgtcctttctgcctctaggacacgaacacttgttccattacccagattagggaaattttcatccagtgtttattatatgttcaactatatcttcaaCTATATGTTCtaatcttctctttttccccacctccttaaaggatcccaataattctgacattggaacgtttcatgccatcatttatttccctaattctgttttcatgccttctaagctgtttgttccaggcctcctcctgatccttcttttctatcagtttttcttctagatcactaattttatcttctgccttggttatcctagctgttagagtagttagactagattggatctcattgatagcatttttaacttctaccAGGTTGGGtcttcctccttctagtcattttggtgggAGGTGCTtaaggggatgtatagctgatcAACAACAATTCAGGCAAGGTGCACCTTGGAATGTTTCAGAGCAATCAGGAgtcaccatcaaaaagaaagtaaaaaggaaagtaaaaaggaaaaattcagatactgtgccctctccatcagagctattggaaaTGGACATAAATAGTATGCAgcaaagggaattcaggctaacaattatccagacaatggctaggttggagaaaaccattaatgataacatggaatcaaggaatcaattagggcagaagtgaaagccacctgggAAGAAGTTACAAATGCTATTAATg
This window of the Meles meles unplaced genomic scaffold, mMelMel3.1 paternal haplotype, whole genome shotgun sequence genome carries:
- the LOC123936528 gene encoding olfactory receptor 2T4-like, yielding MENANWLANHTGRSDFILVGIFSESKHPALLCLVIFVLFLMAVSGNTILILLIHSDAHLHTPMYFFISQLSLMDMMYISVTVPKMLMDQVMGMNKISDIECGIQMFLYLTLAGSEFFLLASMAYDRYVAICHPLHYPVLMNHRVLHLLSSGCWFLGSVDGFLFTPITMTFPFCRSREIHHFFCEVPAVLKLSCSDTSIYEIFMYLCCVLMLLIPVIVISGSYYFILITIHRMNSAEGQKKAFVTCSSHMTVVILFYGAAIYTYMLPKSYHTPEKDIMVSVFYTILTPVLNPLIYSLRNKNVMGALKKMLNVGPVF